Proteins from one Dama dama isolate Ldn47 chromosome 12, ASM3311817v1, whole genome shotgun sequence genomic window:
- the LOC133066882 gene encoding olfactory receptor 4S2-like, which produces MEVVNNVTEFMFLGLSQDPGTQLILFALFLLFYTVTLRGNLLILLMVFSDPRLHTPMYFFLSNLSFVDVAYSSATAPKMIADFVSEEKIISYWGCVTQMFTFHFFGCAEIFVLTVMAVDRYAAICQPLRYTTVMSTTACTMLASLSWLGALAHSFVQTLLTFQLPFCSSQIIDHYFCDVHPVLKLACADTTLVNTLVIANSGLVSLGCFLILLASYTVILFSLRKQSAEGRRKALSTCGSHFTVVTFFFVPCIFIYLRPSTTFPLDKAVSVFYTTITPMLNPLIYTLRNKDVKNAMNRVWNHKVSLKEKQKA; this is translated from the coding sequence ATGGAAGTAGTCAACAACGTTACCGAGTTTATGTTTTTAGGACTTTCCCAAGATCCTGGAACGCAACTGATACTCTTTGCTCTATTCCTCCTCTTCTACACGGTGACCCTGAGGGGAAACCTGctcattttgcttatggtttttTCTGATCCCCGGCTTCACACacccatgtatttcttcctcaGTAACTTGTCCTTTGTGGACGTCGCCTATTCTTCAGCCACAGCACCCAAGATGATTGCAGACTTTGTTTCTGAGGAAAAGATTATTTCCTACTGGGGCTGTGTAACTCAGATGTTTACCTTCCACTTTTTCGGTTGTGCTGAGATTTTTGTTTTGACTGTCATGGCTGTTGACCGTTATGCTGCCATCTGCCAGCCGCTCCGTTATACCACCGTCATGAGCACCACTGCCTGCACCATGCTGGCGTCACTGTCCTGGCTGGGAGCCCTGGCTCACTCCTTTGTTCAGACCCTCCTGACCTTTCAGTTACCCTTCTGCAGCTCTCAGATCATTGACCACTACTTTTGCGATGTCCACCCAGTTCTAAAACTTGCCTGCGCTGATACAACCCTAGTAAACACGCTGGTGATTGCCAACAGTGGTCTCGTCTCCCTGGGGTGTTTCCTCATTCTTCTGGCCTCCTACACGGTAATTCTATTTAGTCTTCGGAAGCAGTCTGCTGAGGGCCGCCGCAAGGCTCTCTCTACCTGTGGGTCTCACTTCACTGTAGTAACTTTCTTCTTTGTCCCTTGTATCTTCATTTACCTCCGTCCATCCACCACTTTCCCACTGGATAAGGCTGTGTCTGTGTTCTATACTACCATCACCCCAATGCTAAACCCACTCATCTACACTCTGAGGAATAAGGATGTAAAGAATGCCATGAATCGGGTGTGGAATCACAAAGTCTCCTTGAAGGAAAAGCAGAAGGCATAG
- the LOC133066883 gene encoding LOW QUALITY PROTEIN: olfactory receptor 4Q3-like (The sequence of the model RefSeq protein was modified relative to this genomic sequence to represent the inferred CDS: inserted 1 base in 1 codon), with product MEKENDSKVTEFVLLGLSSSLELQLFLFLIFLLFYMAIVLGNVLIVVTVRADTHLLQSPMYYFLGHLSFIDLCLSCVTVPKMLGDFLWEGKIISFSGCLAQIYFLHFLGASEMFLLTAMAYDRYVAICNPLHYLTVMSRQLCFRMVFACWCGGFVHSVTQVTLIIQLPFCGPNRLDNFYCDVPQVVKLACTDTYVVEVLMVSNSGLLSLVCFLALLFSYAVILVTLRTRFRQGQNRALSTCASHLTVVSLIFGPCVFIYLRPFCSFSVDKVFSVFYTVITPMLNPLIYTLRNTDMKTAMKKLRXKTCDILLPCQRMNRERRFRKYILS from the exons atggaaaaagaaaatgattctaaGGTGACAGAATTTGTTCTTCTGGGTCTATCATCATCCTTGGAGCTGCAGCTatttctcttcttaatatttctgttgttttacatGGCCATTGTCCTGGGAAACGTCTTGATAGTGGTAACAGTGCGAGCTGATACTCACCTGCTCCAATCACCTATGTACTATTTTTTGGGCCACCTGTCCTTCATTGACCTATGCCTGAGCTGTGTTACTGTGCCCAAGATGTTAGGAGATTTCCTATGGGAGGGCaagatcatttctttttcaggatGCCTGGCCCAGATCTACTTCCTGCACTTTCTGGGAGCCAGTGAGATGTTTCTGCTGACAGCCATGGCCTACGATAGGTATGTTGCCATATGTAATCCTTTGCACTACCTGACAGTCATGAGCCGCCAGCTCTGCTTTCGGATGGTTTTTGCCTGTTGGTGTGGGGGTTTTGTCCACTCTGTCACACAGGTCACACTGATCATTCAGCTGCCCTTCTGTGGGCCCAACAGACTGGACAACTTCTACTGTGACGTCCCACAGGTTGTCAAGCTGGCCTGCACAGACACGTATGTAGTAGAGGTGCTGATGGTCTCCAACAGTGGTCTGTTGTCTCTTGTCTGTTTCTTAGCCTTGCTCTTCTCCTATGCTGTCATCCTGGTCACCCTGAGAACTCGCTTCCGCCAGGGCCAGAACAGGGCACTCTCCACCTGTGCCTCCCACTTAACCGTGGTCAGTCTGATCTTTGGGCCGTGTGTATTCATCTACCTGAGGCCTTTCTGCAGCTTCTCTGTGGACAAGGTTTTCTCTGTCTTCTACACAGTGATCACACCTATGTTGAACCCCCTCATTTATACTCTCAGAAACACTGATATGAAGACAGCCATGAAGAAGCTGA AAAAAACATGTGACATCCTGCTGCCATGTCAAAGAATGAACAGGGAAAGgagatttagaaaatatattctttcttaA